In uncultured Cohaesibacter sp., a genomic segment contains:
- a CDS encoding chloride channel protein codes for MNNPFNLHHPHGKRIVRAQRMIWQRRIIFGLGGIMVGLAAVVLAKGADASQDLYRQMIAAYPYAGLFVTPLGFGAIVWVTNRYFPGTQGSGIPQAIAARRLKRPTSRAKLVGIRSAIGKVILTLLGMMIGASTGREGPTVQVGAAVMFLTGRIAPKRQVGLILAGAAAGIAGAFNTPLAGIVFAIEEMSRSFEMRTSGMILGTVILAGLTSMAVFGNYTYFGTSHDLMQFGWGWIAVPIVGVIGGLAGGLFSKILVLFTYGLPGSIGALIKAHPIPFAILCGLFVALAGLYTDGAVNGSGYEAARDVLHGETDLRLEYAPLKLLATIASSISGLPGGIFSPSLSVGAGLGADLAGLFPKVPVGAIVLLGMVSYFTGVVQAPITSFVIVMEMTDNHQMMLPLMACALVANASSKLFCKEGVYHLQSGKFYEFARQRDSETAPPAEKEDKA; via the coding sequence ATGAATAACCCATTTAACCTGCACCATCCGCATGGCAAGCGCATCGTCAGAGCCCAACGCATGATCTGGCAAAGGCGCATCATTTTCGGATTGGGCGGGATTATGGTCGGCCTCGCCGCTGTGGTTCTGGCCAAGGGAGCCGATGCCAGTCAGGATCTCTACCGCCAGATGATCGCGGCCTATCCCTATGCCGGTCTGTTTGTAACACCGCTCGGTTTTGGCGCGATCGTATGGGTGACCAATCGTTATTTCCCCGGAACACAGGGCTCGGGCATTCCGCAGGCCATCGCCGCACGACGTCTTAAGCGCCCCACCAGCCGCGCAAAACTGGTCGGCATCCGCTCGGCAATCGGCAAGGTGATCCTGACCCTGCTCGGCATGATGATCGGTGCCTCGACCGGACGAGAAGGCCCGACTGTACAGGTGGGGGCCGCCGTCATGTTCCTGACGGGCCGCATCGCCCCCAAAAGACAGGTCGGCCTCATTCTCGCTGGCGCGGCAGCCGGTATCGCCGGTGCCTTCAACACGCCGCTGGCCGGTATCGTCTTTGCCATCGAGGAAATGAGCCGTTCCTTTGAAATGCGCACCAGCGGCATGATATTGGGCACGGTCATTCTGGCTGGTCTGACATCCATGGCCGTGTTCGGCAACTATACCTATTTCGGCACATCCCACGATCTCATGCAGTTTGGCTGGGGCTGGATCGCAGTCCCCATTGTCGGGGTTATCGGCGGTCTTGCAGGCGGCCTCTTTTCCAAGATCCTTGTGCTCTTCACCTATGGATTGCCCGGCAGCATCGGCGCGCTGATCAAGGCACACCCGATCCCCTTTGCCATTCTCTGCGGCCTGTTCGTGGCTCTGGCTGGCCTCTATACCGATGGCGCCGTCAACGGTTCGGGCTATGAAGCGGCGCGCGACGTGCTGCATGGCGAAACCGATCTTCGGCTTGAATATGCCCCCCTGAAACTGCTGGCAACCATTGCATCTTCCATCAGTGGCCTGCCCGGCGGCATCTTCTCGCCCTCCCTTTCGGTGGGCGCGGGACTGGGAGCCGATCTTGCTGGCTTATTCCCCAAGGTTCCGGTCGGAGCCATCGTCCTGCTCGGCATGGTGTCCTATTTCACCGGCGTTGTTCAGGCCCCCATCACGTCTTTTGTCATCGTCATGGAAATGACCGACAACCACCAGATGATGCTGCCGCTCATGGCCTGTGCACTGGTGGCAAATGCGTCCTCCAAGCTCTTCTGCAAGGAAGGGGTCTACCATCTCCAGTCTGGTAAATTCTACGAATTTGCCCGCCAGCGCGATTCGGAAACCGCCCCGCCTGCCGAAAAGGAAGACAAGGCCTGA
- a CDS encoding 50S ribosomal protein L11 methyltransferase, whose product MAQYLYAEGSAKDIQAAARHLEIVFEEEGFAISNYEIDEKIGIWAISLYPSDEALADILARTVAALDAISISFFFKTVDLDEVDWVSKSLEGLVPVEAGRFIIHGSHDKGMDTKGRIPVQINAGQAFGTGHHGTTAGCLKVLSKELRRYHPLRVLDLGTGSAVLAIGLAKMLKQEIVATDIDPISIETANDNIRINEVHPFVTTAVASGFGHPIFKEKGPFDLIVANILAGPLCKMAPDLAKNIALGGRVILSGLLPHQRARVLAAYRQQDFRHISTFEENGWLVLVLEK is encoded by the coding sequence ATGGCCCAGTATCTTTATGCCGAAGGCTCTGCGAAAGACATTCAGGCTGCTGCCAGGCATCTGGAAATAGTCTTTGAAGAGGAAGGCTTTGCCATTTCGAATTACGAAATTGATGAAAAGATTGGCATATGGGCTATTTCTCTTTATCCGTCGGATGAGGCATTGGCCGATATTCTCGCAAGAACCGTGGCGGCTCTCGACGCCATATCGATCAGCTTCTTCTTTAAAACAGTGGATCTGGACGAAGTTGACTGGGTATCGAAAAGTCTGGAGGGGCTGGTCCCGGTTGAAGCCGGGCGTTTCATCATTCATGGCTCCCACGACAAGGGCATGGATACCAAGGGCCGCATTCCGGTGCAGATCAATGCCGGACAGGCCTTCGGCACCGGTCATCATGGCACCACGGCGGGCTGCCTCAAGGTGCTGAGCAAGGAGCTGCGCCGCTATCACCCGCTTCGGGTGCTGGATCTGGGTACCGGCTCGGCGGTCCTGGCCATTGGGCTTGCCAAAATGCTCAAACAGGAGATCGTGGCAACCGACATCGACCCGATTTCCATTGAAACCGCCAACGACAATATCAGGATCAACGAGGTTCACCCTTTCGTCACGACCGCCGTCGCATCCGGCTTCGGTCATCCGATTTTCAAGGAAAAAGGCCCCTTTGATCTGATCGTGGCCAATATTCTGGCTGGCCCGCTATGCAAAATGGCTCCGGATCTGGCCAAGAATATCGCTCTTGGCGGCCGAGTCATTCTCTCCGGGCTTTTGCCACATCAACGCGCCCGTGTCCTCGCCGCTTATCGCCAGCAGGACTTCCGTCATATCAGTACATTTGAAGAAAACGGGTGGCTCGTTCTGGTCCTTGAAAAATAA
- a CDS encoding aminopeptidase P family protein, translating to MFQDFSNAANPEQGRQRLPLLRDQLKAEKLDGFIMSRADEFGGEDIAPYAERVEWLTGFTGSAASVVVLQDKAAIFVDGRYTLQVQDQVDRDLLTPVAILEQSVAEWLKENLQAGQIIGFDPWLYTQSAVEKFRKACDETGATLVPCASNPVDAIWSDHPTRPQNPIIPHPLTLAGEESADKLARIAQSFASKADASFITQGDSIAWLFNIRGSDVARAPLPLAFAILLSNGSAYLLTDLAKLPEETRAHLPATVTLASFEELSQIITALSGPDKRWMLDETIVPYAVKSMIEATGASIEKAPDPCLKPKAVKNEAELAGMRKAHHRDGLAMCQFLHWIDAMAPTDTLDEISAVKALEEFRASTGCLKDLSFDTISGAGPNGAIVHYRVTEDTNRKFDQNSLFLVDSGGQYPDGTTDITRTVAIGVPDREMKDRFTRVLKGMIALTLARFPQKTKGIQLDTLARQPLWEVGLDYAHGTGHGVGSYLCCHEGPQSISKRGGAELETGNVLSNEPGYYKTGAWGIRIENLITVTKPEPIAGGELPMHAFETLTLCPIDQRLIDVSLLTSDEINWLNDYHEQVFAELSADLPDDVRTWLAEATKPLRAA from the coding sequence ATGTTTCAAGATTTTAGCAATGCGGCGAATCCCGAACAGGGGCGCCAGCGCCTCCCCCTCCTGAGGGACCAATTGAAGGCAGAAAAGCTCGATGGCTTTATCATGTCTCGTGCCGACGAATTTGGTGGTGAAGATATCGCCCCCTATGCAGAACGTGTTGAATGGCTGACCGGTTTCACCGGCTCGGCAGCCAGTGTCGTTGTCCTGCAAGACAAGGCCGCGATCTTTGTTGATGGCCGTTACACGCTGCAAGTTCAGGATCAGGTTGATCGCGATTTGCTCACACCAGTCGCAATTCTGGAGCAATCCGTCGCTGAATGGTTGAAGGAAAATCTGCAAGCAGGCCAAATCATCGGCTTTGATCCCTGGCTCTATACCCAGAGCGCGGTCGAGAAATTCCGCAAGGCCTGCGATGAGACAGGCGCAACGCTCGTTCCCTGCGCCTCCAATCCGGTTGACGCAATCTGGTCCGATCACCCCACCCGCCCGCAAAATCCGATTATTCCCCATCCGCTCACATTGGCGGGCGAAGAATCCGCCGACAAGCTCGCCAGAATAGCTCAATCCTTTGCCAGCAAGGCAGATGCCAGCTTCATCACTCAAGGGGACAGCATTGCATGGCTCTTCAATATTCGCGGCAGCGATGTTGCCCGCGCGCCCCTGCCGCTTGCTTTTGCCATCCTCCTGTCGAATGGCTCGGCCTATCTGCTGACCGATCTGGCCAAACTGCCTGAAGAGACCCGCGCCCATCTGCCCGCCACTGTCACGCTCGCATCCTTTGAGGAGCTGTCACAGATCATCACGGCCCTGTCCGGTCCGGACAAGAGATGGATGCTCGATGAAACCATCGTGCCCTATGCGGTCAAATCCATGATCGAGGCAACGGGGGCTTCCATCGAGAAGGCACCAGACCCTTGCCTCAAGCCCAAGGCGGTAAAGAATGAGGCCGAATTGGCAGGCATGCGCAAGGCCCACCACCGGGATGGTCTGGCCATGTGCCAGTTTCTGCACTGGATCGACGCTATGGCTCCTACCGATACGCTGGACGAGATTTCCGCTGTCAAGGCTTTGGAAGAATTCCGGGCATCCACCGGCTGCCTTAAGGATCTCTCCTTTGACACCATATCCGGTGCTGGCCCCAACGGGGCAATCGTGCATTATCGGGTGACGGAAGACACCAACCGCAAGTTTGACCAGAATTCGCTGTTTCTGGTCGATTCCGGCGGTCAATATCCTGATGGCACGACGGATATCACCCGCACGGTCGCAATCGGAGTGCCCGACAGGGAAATGAAAGACCGCTTCACGCGCGTATTAAAGGGCATGATCGCCCTGACGCTGGCCCGTTTTCCCCAGAAGACCAAGGGTATCCAGCTCGACACGCTGGCCCGTCAGCCGCTCTGGGAGGTTGGCCTTGACTATGCCCACGGCACCGGTCATGGCGTCGGCTCCTATCTGTGCTGCCATGAAGGACCGCAAAGCATTTCCAAGCGTGGCGGAGCCGAACTGGAAACCGGCAATGTTCTGTCCAACGAGCCGGGCTATTACAAGACCGGCGCATGGGGCATCAGGATCGAGAATTTGATCACGGTAACCAAGCCAGAACCGATAGCAGGCGGTGAATTGCCCATGCATGCCTTTGAAACCCTGACCCTCTGCCCGATTGATCAGCGCCTGATTGATGTGTCTCTGCTCACGAGCGATGAAATCAACTGGCTCAATGATTATCACGAGCAGGTCTTTGCCGAATTGTCTGCCGATCTGCCCGACGATGTGCGCACCTGGCTTGCAGAAGCAACAAAGCCGCTACGCGCCGCTTGA
- a CDS encoding chloride channel protein, with translation MVRTNPIKVLRSWIEPNWSIFLSTQQPKLWLVSILVGFLVSLAAILFRLGIGGVQWFWLGTSGETIIARVQATPDWIVVAAPTIGGLFVGAFLQYVHPIKRAEGVADVIEARARGGRGLRFWQALDSAAITIISLGSGASAGREGPIVHLGATLASSISRKLSLQPTGRKILLSCGVASAVSASFNAPIAGVLFAHEVILGHYAFSAFVPIVLASAVGTTFSRLYFGDVASFIIPDYQITSYWELPSFALLGIVCAIVAVLFQTSLLATDRIARHISMPLLLRPVVGGFLIGLIALAYPEILGVGYEATDQALKQQLPLTMLFSLIFVKTLATSITLASRFGGGIFSPSLYIGAMVGGTFGLLAQPLLPEIASTHGLYALLGMGAVAAAVLGAPVSTTMIVFELTGGYALSIALLVTVSISNGLAVALQGRSYFHRLLGMRGIFLHEGSHRYIVKNTMISDFYTPLRMDAAIEETVLEHDMEPIRLQDSLELALKKFDDNGGSDLAVLDPDRPGRILGWARQVDALRHFNEALISTQVEEHR, from the coding sequence ATGGTCCGGACCAACCCGATCAAAGTGCTACGCAGCTGGATAGAACCGAACTGGTCGATTTTTCTCTCGACGCAGCAGCCCAAGCTTTGGCTTGTTTCCATATTGGTCGGCTTTCTGGTGTCTCTGGCCGCCATCCTGTTCCGCCTCGGTATCGGCGGTGTGCAATGGTTCTGGCTGGGCACCAGCGGTGAGACCATCATAGCCCGGGTGCAAGCAACGCCGGACTGGATCGTAGTCGCCGCCCCGACCATTGGCGGCCTGTTTGTCGGGGCCTTCCTGCAATATGTCCACCCCATCAAGCGCGCCGAAGGCGTCGCTGATGTCATCGAGGCTCGTGCCCGCGGCGGCAGGGGCCTGCGCTTCTGGCAAGCGCTGGACAGCGCAGCCATCACCATCATTTCCCTCGGCTCGGGAGCCAGCGCAGGCCGCGAAGGACCGATCGTCCATCTGGGTGCCACATTGGCCAGTTCCATCAGCCGGAAATTGTCGCTCCAGCCGACGGGCCGCAAGATTTTGCTTTCCTGCGGCGTCGCCAGCGCCGTATCGGCCTCCTTCAATGCCCCCATCGCGGGTGTTCTCTTCGCCCATGAAGTCATTCTGGGCCATTATGCCTTTTCCGCCTTTGTCCCCATCGTGCTTGCCTCTGCCGTGGGAACCACCTTTTCAAGGCTCTATTTCGGCGATGTCGCCTCCTTCATCATCCCCGACTATCAGATCACATCCTACTGGGAACTGCCCTCTTTCGCCCTGCTTGGCATCGTATGCGCCATCGTGGCGGTGCTGTTCCAGACCTCGCTTCTGGCAACAGACAGGATCGCCCGACATATTTCGATGCCGTTGCTGCTGCGTCCGGTGGTGGGCGGCTTTCTCATCGGCCTCATCGCCCTCGCCTATCCGGAAATTCTCGGCGTCGGCTATGAGGCAACCGATCAGGCCCTCAAGCAGCAATTGCCGCTGACGATGCTTTTCTCGCTCATTTTCGTCAAGACGCTGGCCACCTCCATCACACTGGCCTCCCGCTTTGGTGGCGGCATATTCTCGCCATCCCTCTATATCGGGGCCATGGTGGGGGGCACATTCGGCCTGCTGGCACAGCCCCTGTTGCCCGAAATCGCGTCAACCCACGGCCTTTACGCTCTTCTGGGCATGGGCGCAGTTGCCGCCGCAGTGCTGGGGGCACCGGTTTCAACCACCATGATCGTGTTTGAGCTGACCGGTGGCTATGCCCTCTCCATTGCCCTGCTGGTCACGGTATCCATTTCAAATGGCCTTGCAGTGGCGCTGCAGGGACGCTCCTATTTTCACCGCCTGCTCGGCATGCGCGGCATTTTCCTGCATGAAGGGTCTCATCGCTACATCGTCAAGAACACCATGATATCAGACTTTTACACCCCGCTGCGCATGGATGCTGCGATTGAGGAAACCGTGCTGGAACATGATATGGAACCGATCCGGCTACAGGACAGTCTGGAACTGGCACTCAAGAAATTCGATGACAATGGCGGCAGTGATCTGGCCGTTCTCGACCCCGACCGTCCGGGCCGCATTCTGGGCTGGGCAAGGCAGGTGGACGCCCTTCGCCACTTCAACGAAGCCCTGATCAGCACCCAGGTAGAAGAACATCGCTAG
- a CDS encoding FAD-linked oxidase C-terminal domain-containing protein has translation MSSAVQPHFTKQTDEDAVKAVCTKLAEQFGERFTTGKAMREQHAHTTTGLQNQKPDGVVFARTSEEVSQIVSLCNAHCVPVIAFGSGSSLEGQLNAPYGGISLDLSGMDAIVEVCAEDLNCTVQAGVTRKQLNDYLRDTGLFFPIDPGADASLGGMAATRASGTNAVRYGTMKDNVLALKAVMADGTIITTSSKAKKSSAGYDLTRLLVGSEGTLGIITEVSLKLSGIPQAISGGICGFPDLESACNAVIMTIQYGIPVARIELLDTLQVKAVNLHSKLGLVERPTLLVEFHGTDSGVAEQADLFADIIEEFGGSDFEWATKPEDRTRLWTARHESYWATFALRPGAKSVSSDACVPISQLAECVRETQKDIAESGFLAPIVGHVGDGNFHVQLLLDPENPEEHEKADAFLERLAQRAIAMGGTCTGEHGVGQGKMKYMKQEFGPALAYMIAIKQAFDPKNILNPGKILPRHD, from the coding sequence ATGTCTTCTGCTGTTCAGCCCCATTTCACGAAACAGACTGATGAGGACGCCGTCAAGGCGGTCTGCACAAAGCTTGCCGAGCAGTTTGGTGAACGCTTCACGACCGGCAAGGCCATGCGGGAACAGCATGCGCATACGACAACAGGGCTGCAAAATCAAAAGCCCGATGGTGTGGTTTTTGCGCGCACGAGTGAGGAAGTCTCGCAGATCGTTTCCCTGTGCAACGCCCATTGCGTGCCGGTGATCGCATTCGGTAGCGGCTCTTCGCTGGAAGGGCAACTGAATGCGCCCTATGGCGGTATTTCGCTGGATCTGTCGGGGATGGATGCCATTGTGGAGGTTTGTGCCGAAGATCTCAATTGTACGGTTCAGGCCGGGGTGACGCGCAAGCAGTTGAATGACTATCTGCGTGATACGGGGCTGTTTTTCCCGATTGATCCGGGGGCCGATGCCTCTCTGGGCGGTATGGCGGCAACCCGTGCTTCTGGCACCAACGCGGTGCGCTATGGCACCATGAAAGACAATGTTCTGGCTCTCAAGGCGGTGATGGCTGACGGTACCATCATCACCACTTCCAGCAAGGCCAAGAAAAGCTCTGCCGGGTATGATCTCACCCGGCTTCTGGTCGGCTCTGAGGGCACTTTGGGCATCATCACCGAAGTGTCGCTGAAGCTGTCCGGCATTCCGCAGGCCATTTCTGGCGGTATCTGCGGCTTTCCCGATCTGGAAAGCGCCTGCAATGCGGTCATCATGACCATTCAGTACGGCATTCCCGTCGCGCGGATCGAGTTGCTTGATACCCTGCAGGTCAAGGCGGTCAATCTGCATTCCAAGCTTGGTCTGGTTGAGCGGCCAACCCTTCTGGTGGAATTTCACGGCACCGACAGCGGCGTGGCCGAGCAGGCGGACCTGTTCGCCGATATCATCGAGGAATTTGGTGGTTCCGACTTTGAATGGGCGACCAAGCCTGAAGACAGGACGCGGCTGTGGACCGCAAGGCATGAAAGCTATTGGGCGACCTTTGCCCTGCGGCCGGGAGCAAAGAGCGTTTCCAGCGATGCCTGCGTTCCCATTTCGCAATTGGCCGAATGCGTCCGGGAAACTCAGAAAGATATCGCGGAATCCGGCTTTCTGGCTCCGATCGTGGGACATGTCGGCGATGGCAACTTCCATGTTCAACTGCTGCTCGATCCGGAAAATCCAGAGGAACACGAAAAGGCAGACGCTTTTCTCGAGCGCCTTGCGCAACGGGCTATCGCCATGGGTGGCACCTGCACTGGCGAGCATGGTGTCGGGCAGGGCAAGATGAAATATATGAAACAGGAATTCGGTCCTGCTCTGGCCTATATGATCGCCATCAAGCAGGCCTTTGACCCCAAGAATATCCTCAATCCGGGCAAGATTCTGCCCCGGCATGACTAG
- a CDS encoding UvrD-helicase domain-containing protein, with protein MQEEDQESIRAKLARMRPTPYLEGLNPEQRDAVESLEGPLLVLAGAGTGKTRVLTTRIGHILATRRATPWQILSVTFTNKAAREMKDRIGQLIGGSVEGMQWLGTFHSIGVKILRRHAELVGLKSNFTILDTDDQIRMLKQLIQANAIEEKRWPARQLATLIDGWKNRGLSPDQVPQDEAFHFAQGKGIDLYKAYQERLKILNACDFGDLLLECIRLFRENPDVLASYHQKFRYILVDEYQDTNVAQYLWLRLLAQSSHNICCVGDDDQSIYGWRGAEVDNILRFEEDFPGAKVIRLERNYRSTAHILAAASHLITFNEGRLGKTLHPQIIDTEAEKVTVTSIWDSEEEARTIGDQIEAYQRGGHELNDMAILVRASFQMREFEDRFITMGLNYRVIGGPRFYERAEIRDALAYFRTMVQPADDLAFERIVNTPRRGLGNATIQQIHNLARAEEIPLTEAATEIVDTEELKPKPRNALKSLLSQFNHWRTMMGTMKHTELAEIILDESGYTEMWQKDKSPDAPGRLENLKELIRSMEEFDSLPSFLEHIALVMDRDAGETNDAVSIMTLHSAKGLEFDTVFLPGWEEGLFPHQRALDEAGTKGLEEERRLAYVGITRAKKRAKIYVASNRRIHGLWQNSIPSRFLDELPSKHVEIEESQSTYGGYGASGVGGSIYGKSRFDTSDPFETNYDTPGWKRAQANKASRAKTATPKAKRASTTIEGELVAKSISDSPSKYSLGERVFHLKFGYGEIKSIEGNKLTIQFQTGQKRVLDSFVEKH; from the coding sequence ATGCAGGAGGAAGATCAGGAGAGCATCCGCGCCAAACTGGCCCGCATGCGCCCCACGCCCTATCTGGAAGGCCTCAATCCCGAACAGCGCGACGCAGTGGAAAGCCTTGAAGGCCCGCTGCTGGTGCTCGCCGGAGCCGGTACCGGCAAGACGCGGGTGCTGACCACCCGTATCGGCCATATTCTGGCCACCCGCCGCGCCACGCCCTGGCAGATCCTGTCGGTGACCTTCACCAACAAGGCGGCACGCGAAATGAAGGACCGCATCGGCCAGTTGATCGGCGGTTCGGTGGAGGGCATGCAATGGCTGGGCACCTTCCATTCCATCGGCGTCAAGATCCTGAGGCGTCATGCCGAACTGGTCGGGCTTAAATCCAATTTCACCATCCTTGATACCGATGACCAGATCCGCATGCTCAAACAGCTTATTCAGGCCAATGCCATCGAGGAAAAGCGCTGGCCGGCCCGCCAGCTGGCAACCCTGATTGATGGCTGGAAGAACCGTGGCCTGTCCCCCGATCAGGTGCCGCAGGATGAAGCCTTCCACTTTGCCCAAGGCAAGGGCATTGACCTCTACAAGGCCTATCAGGAGCGCCTGAAAATCCTCAATGCCTGCGATTTCGGCGATCTGCTGCTCGAATGCATTCGCCTGTTTCGCGAAAATCCGGATGTGCTGGCCAGTTACCACCAGAAATTCCGCTATATTCTGGTGGACGAGTATCAGGACACCAACGTGGCGCAATATCTTTGGCTGCGGCTGCTGGCCCAGTCCAGCCACAATATCTGCTGCGTGGGCGATGACGACCAGTCGATCTATGGCTGGCGTGGTGCCGAAGTGGACAATATCCTGCGCTTCGAGGAAGATTTCCCCGGAGCCAAGGTCATCCGCCTTGAACGCAACTATCGCTCCACCGCCCATATTCTGGCTGCGGCATCTCATCTGATCACCTTTAACGAGGGGCGTCTGGGCAAGACCCTGCATCCCCAGATCATCGATACCGAAGCCGAAAAGGTCACGGTCACCTCGATCTGGGACTCAGAGGAAGAGGCCCGCACCATTGGCGACCAGATCGAAGCCTATCAGCGCGGCGGCCATGAGCTTAACGACATGGCAATTCTGGTTCGCGCCTCCTTCCAGATGCGCGAATTTGAAGACCGCTTCATCACCATGGGCCTCAATTACCGCGTCATCGGCGGCCCGCGCTTTTACGAACGCGCAGAAATCCGCGATGCTCTGGCCTATTTCCGCACCATGGTGCAACCCGCCGACGATCTCGCCTTCGAACGCATCGTCAACACCCCGCGCCGCGGTCTGGGCAATGCAACGATCCAGCAGATTCACAATCTGGCCCGCGCCGAGGAAATCCCGCTGACCGAAGCGGCAACCGAAATTGTCGATACCGAGGAACTCAAACCCAAGCCACGCAATGCGCTGAAGAGCCTGTTGAGCCAGTTCAACCATTGGCGCACCATGATGGGCACGATGAAGCATACCGAACTGGCCGAAATCATCCTTGATGAATCCGGCTATACGGAAATGTGGCAGAAGGACAAATCCCCCGATGCGCCCGGTCGCCTTGAGAACCTCAAGGAACTGATCCGCTCGATGGAAGAATTTGATTCCCTGCCCAGTTTTCTCGAGCATATCGCGCTGGTCATGGATCGCGATGCCGGCGAGACCAATGACGCCGTGTCCATCATGACGCTGCATTCGGCCAAGGGGCTGGAATTCGACACCGTCTTTCTGCCCGGCTGGGAAGAAGGCCTGTTCCCCCATCAGCGTGCTCTTGACGAAGCGGGCACCAAGGGGCTGGAGGAAGAGCGCCGCCTCGCCTATGTCGGCATCACCCGCGCCAAGAAACGGGCCAAGATCTATGTCGCCTCTAACCGGCGCATTCATGGCCTGTGGCAGAATTCCATTCCCTCACGCTTTCTGGACGAACTGCCTTCCAAGCATGTCGAAATAGAGGAAAGCCAATCGACCTACGGCGGCTATGGCGCCTCCGGCGTCGGCGGCTCGATCTATGGCAAGAGCCGTTTCGACACATCCGATCCTTTCGAGACCAATTATGATACGCCCGGCTGGAAACGCGCTCAGGCCAACAAGGCCAGCCGCGCCAAGACAGCAACGCCCAAGGCAAAGCGCGCCAGCACCACCATCGAGGGCGAACTGGTCGCCAAGAGCATTTCTGACAGCCCTTCGAAATACTCGCTCGGCGAACGGGTCTTTCATCTCAAGTTCGGCTATGGCGAGATCAAGTCCATCGAAGGCAACAAGCTGACCATCCAGTTCCAGACCGGACAAAAGCGCGTGCTCGACAGCTTCGTGGAGAAACATTAG